From Fundulus heteroclitus isolate FHET01 chromosome 14, MU-UCD_Fhet_4.1, whole genome shotgun sequence, the proteins below share one genomic window:
- the tada2b gene encoding transcriptional adapter 2-beta: MADLGKKYCVNCLADVTNLRLRCTDCPDIELCPECFSAGAEIGNHRRWHGYQQVDGGLFSLWGPEAEGGWTSREEQSLLDAIEQYGFGNWEDMAAHVGPSRTPQEVMDHYVVMYIHGNLGKACIPDSIPNRVTDHTCPSGGPLSPSLTTPLPPLDISLAEQQQLGYMPLRDDYEIEYDQDAEKLISGLSVNYDDEDVEIELKRAHVDMYVRKLRERQRRKNIARDYNLVPGFLGRDKKDKEKEKPGGLQAGGASVPAGGAGAGGAAVGPGSTPAAGPGPIPSTPKRKITKEEKEQRVKLRALCQFMAHREFEELFENMHKERVLRAKVRELQRYRRNGITRLEESAEYEAARHKREKRKENKNVVASKRGGSGGAGLGSGAGLCGGAGGGGGGPGGPGAGGGIKEEGKDGEFAAIENLTGFELLSDREKVLCNSLNLSPTRYLTVKTIIIKDHLQKRQGIPAKSRLPSYLDKVLKKRILTFLTESGWISRDAS; encoded by the exons ATGGCGGACCTGGGGAAGAAGTACTGCGTGAACTGCCTCGCAGACGTCACCAACCTGCGGCTTCGCTGCACCGACTGCCCGGATATCGAGCTGTGCCCGGAGTGCTTCTCGGCGGGCGCCGAAATCGGCAACCACCGCCGATGGCACGGCTACCAGCAGGTCGACGGCGGGCTGTTCTCACTGTGGGGTccagaggcagagggaggatGGACTAGCAGGGAAGAGCAGTCGCTGCTCGATGCCATCGAACAGTACGGCTTTGGAAACTGG GAGGACATGGCCGCGCATGTCGGACCATCCCGGACCCCGCAGGAGGTCATGGATCATTACGTCGTCATGTACATCCACGGCAACCTGGGTAAAGCCTGCATCCCCGACAGTATTCCCAACAGGGTAACCGACCACACGTGCCCCAGCGGGGGGCCCCTGTCGCCCAGTCTCACCACCCCGCTGCCCCCTCTGGACATAAGCCTGgccgagcagcagcagctcggctACATGCCGCTGCGCGACGACTACGAGATCGAGTACGACCAGGACGCCGAGAAGCTCATCAGCGGGCTGTCGGTCAACTACGACGACGAGGACGTGGAGATCGAGCTGAAGCGAGCCCACGTGGACATGTACGTGCGGAAGCTGCGGGAGCGGCAGCGGCGCAAGAACATCGCGCGGGACTACAACCTGGTGCCGGGCTTCCTGGGCAGAGACAAGAAGGACAAGGAGAAAGAGAAGCCGGGGGGGCTGCAGGCCGGGGGCGCTTCGGTTCCCGCCGGCGGGGCGGGAGCGGGCGGCGCCGCGGTGGGGCCGGGCTCCACGCCGGCGGCGGGGCCCGGCCCCATTCCGAGTACGCCCAAAAGGAAGATCACcaaggaggagaaggagcagcGGGTGAAGCTACGGGCGCTCTGCCAGTTCATGGCGCACCGCGAGTTCGAGGAGCTCTTCGAGAACATGCACAAAGAACGGGTGCTGAGGGCCAAGGTGCGCGAGTTGCAGCGCTACCGCCGCAACGGCATCACGCGCCTGGAGGAGTCCGCCGAATACGAAGCCGCCCGCCACAAACGGGAGAAACGCAAGGAGAACAAAAACGTGGTGGCGTCCAAACGGGGCGGCTCGGGAGGGGCCGGGCTCGGCTCCGGGGCGGGACTCTGCGGCGGGGCCGGCGGGGGCGGGGGCGGCCCCGGGGGGCCCGGAGCCGGAGGTGGGATCAAGGAGGAAGGCAAGGACGGGGAATTTGCAGCCATCGAGAATCTGACGGGGTTCGAGCTCCTGTCCGACCGGGAGAAGGTGCTGTGCAACTCCCTGAACCTGAGCCCGACGCGCTACCTGACTGTCAAAACCATCATCATCAAAGACCACCTGCAGAAGAGGCAGGGCATCCCCGCCAAGAGCCGGCTGCCCAGCTACCTGGACAAGGTCCTCAAGAAGCGCATTCTCACCTTCCTCACGGAGAGCGGCTGGATATCCAGAGACGCCTCGTAG
- the grpel1 gene encoding grpE protein homolog 1, mitochondrial: protein MASWCVRAVRQSYSVLGSPALKRAPLRLLCTATQQKNGPGSEEEAEKTEPGAADKVLAEEKVQLEEQLKEMTEKYKRALADTENLRTRSQRMVEDAKLYGIQGFCKDLLEVADILEKATESVPKEEVTNQNPHLKNLYDGLVMTEVQIQKVFTKHGLIKLNPEGQKFDPYEHEALFHAPVEGKEPGTVAVVTKVGYKLHGRTLRPALVGVAKAP, encoded by the exons ATGGCGAGCTGGTGTGTCCGAGCAGTGAGGCAGAGCTACTCCGTGTTGGGGTCCCCCGCGCTGAAGAG AGCGCCTCTGCGGCTGCTGTGCACCGCCACCCAGCAGAAGAACGGCCCCGGCTCCGAGGAGGAGGCTGAGAAGACGGAGCCGGGCGCAGCCGACAAGGtcctcgctgaggagaaggtcCAGTTGGAGGAGCAGCTCAAGGAGATGACG GAAAAGTATAAGAGGGCTCTAGCAGATACAGAGAACCTGAGGACCAGGAGTCAAAGGATGGTGGAGGATGCCAAAttatatg GCATCCAAGGCTTCTGCAAGGACCTCCTGGAGGTGGCCGACATCCTGGAGAAGGCCACAGAGAGCGTGCCGAAGGAGGAGGTGACCAATCAGAACCCTCACCTGAAGAACCTGTACGACGGGCTGGTGATGACCGAGGTCCAGATCCAGAAGGTCTTCACCAAGCACGGCCTGATCAAGCTCAACCCCGAGGGCCAGAAGTTTGACCCCTACGAGCACGAGGCGCTCTTCCACGCCCCCGTGGAAGGCAAAGAGCCCGGGACCGTCGCCGTGGTGACCAAAGTGGGCTACAAGCTCCACGGCCGCACCCTCAGGCCGGCGTTGGTGGGTGTGGCCAAAGCCCCCTAG